Genomic DNA from Sphingobium sp. WTD-1:
TCACGTCTCTCCTCTTCGTGCGCGCCAATAGCTGCCAATCATGACGGCTTGACGACGGTCTTCTCTGGCTGAGCCCCGCCCGCACGACGCGCGAGAAGGTCAGTAGTTCCAGAGGTTTGAGGGAAATCGGGAGGAGTGCCCGGTGATGTTCGTCAGAACGGAAAAAGGGCGCTCCCTGTGAAGGGGCGCCCTTTTTTCCCTCGATCCCGATCGACGCACTTATGTGTGCAACCGATCAGGCGGGGCGTCCCTTTTGCGAAGGACGACCCGTCATCGATCGTCCGTTATTCGGCTGCCGCGGCTACCGCGTCGACCGATACATATTTGCGGCCGAGCTTGCCGTCGTGGAATACGACGCGACCTTCGCCGAGGGCGAAGAGGGTGTGATCCTTGCCCATGCCGACGTTACGGCCGGGATATACGCGGGTGCCGCGCTGGCGAATGATGATGTTGCCGCCGATCACTTCCTGACCGCCGAACTTCTTCAC
This window encodes:
- the rpmA gene encoding 50S ribosomal protein L27 gives rise to the protein MAHKKAGGSSRNGRDSESKRLGVKKFGGQEVIGGNIIIRQRGTRVYPGRNVGMGKDHTLFALGEGRVVFHDGKLGRKYVSVDAVAAAAE